From Cervus canadensis isolate Bull #8, Minnesota chromosome 28, ASM1932006v1, whole genome shotgun sequence, one genomic window encodes:
- the PGK2 gene encoding phosphoglycerate kinase 2 — protein sequence MSLSKKLTLDKVDVKGKRVVMRVDFNVPMKKNQITNNQRIKASLPSIKYCLDNGAKSVVLMSHLGRPDGVPMPDKYSLEPVAAELKSLLGKDVLFLKDCVGPEVEKACASPATGTVILLENLRFHVEEEGKGQDPSGNKLKAEPDKIEAFRASLSKLGDVYVNDAFGTAHRAHSSMVGVNLPQKASGFLMKKELDYFAKALENPERPFLAILGGAKVADKIQLIKNMLDKVNEMIIGGGMAYTFLKVLNNMEIGASLFDEEGAKIVKEIMAKAGKNGVNITFPVDFVTADKFEENAKVGQATVASGIPAGWMGLDCGPETNKKYADVVGRAKLIVWNGPVGVFEWDAFAKGTKALMDEVVKATSKGCITIIGGGDTATCCAKWSTEDKVSHVSTGGGASLELLEGKVLPGVNALSNL from the coding sequence ATGTCTCTTTCTAAGAAGTTAACTTTGGACAAAGTGGATGTGAAAGGGAAGCGAGTCGTCATGAGAGTTGACTTCAATGTCCCCATGAAGAAGAACCAGATTACAAACAACCAGAGAATCAAGGCCTCTCTCCCAAGCATCAAGTACTGTCTGGATAATGGAGCCAAGTCAGTCGTTCTTATGAGTCATTTAGGTAGACCTGATGGTGTTCCGATGCCTGATAAATACTCCTTAGAGCCTGTTGCTGCTGAACTCAAATCCTTATTGGGCAAGGACGTTCTGTTCCTAAAGGACTGTGTGGGTCCGGAAGTGGAGAAGGCTTGTGCCAGCCCAGCCACGGGTACGGTCATCTTGCTGGAAAACCTGCGCTTTCATGTGGAAGAAGAAGGGAAGGGCCAAGATCCTTCTGGAAATAAGCTTAAAGCTGAGCCAGATAAAATAGAAGCCTTCCGAGCATCTCTCTCCAAGCTAGGGGATGTGTATGTCAATGATGCTTTTGGCACAGCTCACCGGGCCCACAGTTCCATGGTGGGAGTGAATCTTCCCCAGAAGGCATCTGGATTCCTGATGAAAAAGGAGCTAGATTactttgccaaagccttggaAAACCCAGAGAGACCATTTCTGGCTATACTTGGTGGAGCCAAAGTGGCAGACAAGATCCAACTCATCAAAAATATGCTGGACAAAGTCAATGAGATGATTATTGGTGGGGGAATGGCTTACACCTTCCTTAAGGTATTGAACAACATGGAAATTGGTGCTTCCTTGTTCGATGAAGAGGGAGCCAAGATTGTCAAAGAAATTATGGCCAAAGCTGGAAAAAATGGTGTGAACATTACCTTTCCTGTTGACTTTGTCACTGCTGACAAGTTTGAGGAGAACGCTAAGGTTGGCCAAGCCACTGTAGCATCAGGGATACCTGCTGGCTGGATGGGTTTGGACTGTGGTCCTGAGACCAATAAGAAGTATGCAGATGTGGTGGGGCGAGCCAAGTTAATTGTGTGGAATGGACCTGTAGGGGTATTTGAATGGGATGCTTTTGCTAAAGGAACAAAGGCCCTCATGGATGAAGTTGTGAAAGCCACTTCCAAGGGCTGTATCACCATTATAGGAGGTGGAGACACTGCTACATGCTGTGCCAAATGGAGCACTGAAGATAAAGTCAGTCACGTGAGCACTGGAGGAGGTGCCAGTCTAGAGCTTCTGGAAGGTAAAGTCCTTCCTGGAGTGAATGCCCTCAGCAACCTGTAG